A single genomic interval of Dehalococcoidia bacterium harbors:
- a CDS encoding cobalamin B12-binding domain-containing protein, producing the protein MAEKRIRVLVAKPGLDGHDRGAKVIARALRDAGMEVIYTGIRQTPEMIAEAALQEDVDVVGLSILSGAHTELFPLIIKELQKRKLGDVLVVAGGIIPEDDRPELSKIGIKAIFGPGTPTLEIVDYIKKAAAEKN; encoded by the coding sequence CCGAGTACTAGTCGCAAAGCCAGGCCTCGATGGCCATGATCGCGGGGCGAAGGTTATCGCACGGGCCCTGCGAGATGCTGGCATGGAAGTCATATATACCGGCATACGCCAAACGCCGGAAATGATCGCCGAAGCTGCCCTGCAAGAGGATGTGGATGTTGTAGGGTTGAGCATCCTTTCAGGAGCCCACACGGAGCTGTTCCCGCTCATCATAAAGGAGCTCCAGAAGAGAAAGCTAGGTGACGTGCTTGTTGTGGCCGGGGGCATAATCCCCGAAGATGACCGGCCGGAGCTGAGCAAGATCGGGATCAAGGCGATCTTTGGCCCTGGAACTCCCACCCTGGAAATTGTCGATTATATCAAGAAAGCCGCCGCAGAAAAGAACTAG
- a CDS encoding YebC/PmpR family DNA-binding transcriptional regulator yields MSGHSKWSTIKRAKGAADAKRGQLFTKLGREITIAAREGGGDPVANSRLRLAIQKARDSNMPVDNIERAIKKATGGGEGAALAEMSLEGYSPGGAALLLQILTDNRNRTVSEVRNIFTRANANLGEAGCVSWVFDQKGFMTVEAEKDADDIVLKAIDAGADDVKTEGNVIEIYTKPEDSEAVRKEMEKGGVTVSSAEITLIPKTLMKLSDKDALQTLKLLDKLEDIDGVQHVFSNADFTDEVVASYRAG; encoded by the coding sequence ATGTCTGGCCATTCTAAGTGGTCTACCATCAAGCGCGCCAAAGGCGCAGCGGATGCCAAAAGAGGGCAGCTGTTCACTAAGCTGGGACGCGAAATTACCATCGCCGCCCGAGAGGGTGGCGGTGATCCCGTCGCTAACTCCAGACTCCGATTGGCCATACAAAAAGCCCGTGACAGCAACATGCCGGTGGACAATATCGAACGAGCTATCAAAAAGGCCACTGGCGGTGGAGAAGGCGCAGCGCTAGCTGAAATGTCTCTGGAAGGCTACAGTCCCGGTGGCGCGGCGTTGCTTCTCCAAATACTGACCGATAATCGAAATCGCACGGTCTCTGAAGTCCGCAACATTTTCACTCGTGCCAATGCTAACCTGGGTGAAGCCGGATGCGTTTCCTGGGTCTTCGATCAGAAGGGCTTCATGACTGTGGAGGCGGAGAAAGACGCCGATGACATCGTCCTCAAGGCCATTGATGCCGGTGCTGATGATGTGAAGACGGAAGGCAACGTGATCGAAATCTACACCAAGCCTGAGGATTCGGAAGCGGTCCGAAAAGAAATGGAAAAGGGCGGCGTGACCGTTTCTTCAGCGGAAATCACTCTCATCCCCAAGACCTTGATGAAACTGAGTGACAAAGACGCTCTCCAAACGCTGAAACTCCTGGATAAGCTGGAAGACATCGATGGGGTTCAACACGTGTTTTCCAACGCCGACTTCACTGATGAAGTCGTTGCCAGCTACCGGGCGGGATAA
- a CDS encoding porin PorA family protein, translating to MGKSKTWGSWLIRLGILIIALSIIWITLIEPKYEKLPTDLDETFLIDATVQYVALGENAPKTPVTIERHQWATGDKDGALYISEELKFNPEIPAVDFLNTTYTMSVDRSSREYVSAPDYEDREREALWGYPIGVKKKDYVLWSDTARSAPYARYDGEDEIAGLDVYTFITDEKDIERDSYFIDLVIEEKVEPCTGITVYGKSTRTVKNQAGETPALVVITQEYSTQTTAEKVSDAKHYKTQLLWATQYGLWIGFGLGAIWILAGAFLFVRAKKSGGKPENSTG from the coding sequence ATGGGAAAAAGTAAAACGTGGGGCTCCTGGTTGATCCGGCTGGGCATACTCATCATAGCGCTCTCGATCATCTGGATCACCCTCATCGAGCCGAAGTACGAGAAGCTGCCCACCGACCTGGATGAGACCTTCTTGATTGACGCGACCGTGCAGTATGTCGCGCTAGGTGAGAATGCGCCTAAGACCCCGGTGACCATCGAACGCCATCAATGGGCCACTGGTGACAAAGATGGAGCGCTCTATATTTCGGAGGAGCTCAAGTTCAATCCAGAGATTCCTGCTGTTGACTTCCTAAACACAACATATACGATGTCAGTTGACCGGTCCTCCCGTGAATACGTTTCGGCTCCAGATTATGAGGATCGAGAGCGGGAGGCGCTGTGGGGATACCCCATCGGTGTGAAAAAGAAGGATTACGTTTTATGGTCGGACACTGCCAGAAGCGCTCCATATGCGCGATATGATGGTGAAGATGAAATCGCCGGGCTGGACGTTTATACCTTTATCACCGATGAAAAGGACATCGAACGCGATTCCTACTTCATTGACCTAGTGATCGAGGAGAAGGTGGAGCCTTGCACAGGAATCACTGTCTACGGGAAGAGCACCCGAACAGTCAAGAACCAAGCGGGTGAGACGCCAGCACTCGTGGTTATCACTCAAGAGTACTCCACCCAAACGACGGCGGAAAAAGTTTCCGACGCCAAACACTACAAAACCCAGCTTCTTTGGGCCACTCAATATGGATTATGGATCGGATTTGGCCTGGGAGCCATCTGGATTCTGGCAGGGGCTTTCCTGTTCGTGAGGGCCAAGAAGTCGGGAGGCAAACCGGAAAACAGCACGGGCTGA
- a CDS encoding ABC-2 transporter permease, with amino-acid sequence MKLRRAFAITKRIFRGLRHDRRTLALIIIAPILAMCIFGVAFSGDVKNVDVVVVNLDDGPISKAVIANLDEDTLNVHMMQNESDAVRKVKDGDAWAAIVFPEGFSQNVLAKAQGMPDAGDTAILVRDDKSNANIITALMRSVKDAMTAALAQSGRELPVSIEEAPVYGKGAEFIDFFVPGIMAFAIFLFTILLTLLAFVSERTSGTLERLRASPMREGEIVLGYAMAFGIIGMFQASLLFIVATLVFDIMVVGNPLLAYLIVALLAIVSVSLGILLSSAAKREAQAVQFVPMIVLPTFLLSGIFWPVEAIPSVLRPLSYLIPPTYGVDAMRSVLLRGWNIGQIWLDIVALLGFAAVFLTASAWSLKKGQG; translated from the coding sequence ATGAAACTCCGAAGAGCATTTGCCATCACCAAGAGGATATTCCGAGGGCTGAGGCATGACCGACGCACTCTGGCGCTCATCATCATCGCTCCGATTCTGGCAATGTGTATCTTTGGAGTCGCCTTCAGTGGCGATGTCAAAAACGTCGATGTGGTTGTGGTGAATCTGGATGACGGGCCGATCTCCAAGGCCGTTATCGCTAACCTCGATGAAGACACCCTCAATGTCCACATGATGCAAAACGAGTCTGATGCGGTCCGGAAAGTTAAGGACGGTGATGCGTGGGCGGCGATCGTTTTTCCCGAGGGGTTTTCTCAGAACGTGCTGGCGAAGGCGCAGGGGATGCCCGATGCCGGAGATACCGCCATCCTTGTGCGGGATGATAAGAGTAATGCCAACATTATCACTGCTTTGATGAGATCGGTAAAGGATGCGATGACCGCTGCGCTCGCGCAATCCGGAAGGGAACTGCCGGTATCCATTGAGGAGGCGCCGGTCTATGGGAAAGGGGCCGAGTTCATCGATTTCTTTGTGCCGGGAATTATGGCTTTTGCCATCTTTCTGTTCACCATACTGTTGACCCTGCTGGCGTTTGTCAGCGAAAGAACCAGCGGCACGCTTGAGCGGCTGAGGGCCTCGCCGATGCGGGAAGGAGAGATTGTTCTGGGTTATGCCATGGCGTTTGGCATCATCGGGATGTTCCAGGCATCCCTCTTGTTTATCGTGGCCACGCTGGTCTTTGATATCATGGTGGTGGGAAACCCGCTCTTGGCCTATCTTATCGTTGCCCTGTTGGCAATCGTAAGCGTAAGTCTGGGAATCCTGCTTTCCAGCGCTGCCAAACGAGAAGCGCAGGCGGTTCAGTTTGTGCCCATGATTGTTCTGCCGACGTTTCTACTCTCTGGAATCTTTTGGCCGGTGGAGGCGATCCCTTCGGTTCTGAGGCCGCTCTCGTATCTCATTCCTCCCACTTACGGGGTCGACGCTATGCGGTCGGTACTCTTACGAGGCTGGAATATCGGACAGATATGGCTCGATATCGTGGCGTTGCTGGGATTTGCGGCGGTCTTTCTGACAGCAAGTGCCTGGTCACTAAAGAAAGGGCAAGGCTGA